One part of the Lycium ferocissimum isolate CSIRO_LF1 chromosome 8, AGI_CSIRO_Lferr_CH_V1, whole genome shotgun sequence genome encodes these proteins:
- the LOC132066119 gene encoding uncharacterized protein LOC132066119, producing the protein MNRNVTDRFSVTREIPRLPEYNFCIDVATIAAAVIRNRETRHPRPIQSDPEKRDKSLICKYHHTHGHRTEDCRQLREEVARLFNLGHLQEFLSERAKTHFKNVDANKQDRPEEPQQVIHMIMGGTDVPLGLVVKHIKVSITREKRIQNYDLDDPISFSDKDMEDIVQPHNDALVIAVLVNKFRIKRVLINPGSSTNIIRWRVIEQLRLLDQIVLAIRVLNGFNMACETTKGEITLPINTAETTQQTKFYVIEGDMGYNALLGRRWIYLMKAVPSTMHQALKFLTTEGIKTVHGEQQAAKKMFAVEESITTAMIPEWNEGESAKK; encoded by the coding sequence ATGAACAGAAATGTTACCGATAGATTTTCGGTAACTAGAGAAATCCCAAGGTTGCCCGAGTATAATTTCTGCATCGATGTAGCGACCATAGCAGCGGCCGTTATCCGTAATAGGGAAACAAGGCACCCAAGGCCAATCCAATCTGATCCAGAGAAGCGGGATAAAAGCCTTATTTGCAAATACCATCACACTCACGGCCATCGAACCGAAGATTGTCGGCAGTTGAGAGAGGAGGTTGCCCGTCTGTTTAATTTGGgacaccttcaagaatttcTAAGTGAACGAGCAAAAACTCACTTCAAGAACGTGGACGCCAACAAGCAAGATAGACCAGAAGAGCCTCAGCAAGTGATCCACATGATCATGGGAGGAACGGACGTCCCCCTGGGGCTGGtagtgaaacacattaaagtttcCATAACAAGAGAAAAGCGTATTCAGAATTATGACCTCGATGACCCCATCTCGTTCAGTGACAAGGACATGGAAGACATCGTCCAGCCTCATAACGATGCTCTGGTAATAGCTGTCcttgtcaataaatttagaattaaaCGTGTATTGATTAATCCAGGTAGCTCGACTAATATCATTCGATGGAGAGTCATCGAGCAGCTGAGACTACTAGATCAGATCGTGCTAGCAATACGAGTCCTTAACGGATTCAACATGGCCTGTGAAACGACGAAGGGTGAGATCACCTTACCTATTAACACGGCCGAAACTACGCAGCAGACCAAATTTTATGTGATAGAGGGAGACATGGGGTACAACGCATTATTGGGACGACGGTGGATTTACCTCATGAAAGCGGTCCCCTCAACTATGCATCAGGCGTTAAAATTCCTGACCACAGAAGGGATCAAAACCGTTCATGGTGAGCAACAGGCCGCAAAGAAAATGTTTGCGGTCGAAGAATCTATTACGACGGCAATGATACCGGAATGGAACGAAGGGGAAAGTGCTAAAAAATAA